The Spirosoma foliorum genome has a window encoding:
- a CDS encoding fasciclin domain-containing protein, with protein sequence MKKLTVSSTLGLLMAIFFVCSGQFLISCKNDTPDPNPTTGTTNPGSGTVTTPGTGTTTTPGTGTTTTPGTGTTSTGSVVSVSETIGQTANLTLLAAAVAKAGLGSELNKGELTLFAPTDDAFKAAGYATTTAINALQASDLQRILRYHVIGSRIDLGAFPTNVNTSYQTTLADSRVVVFKSGETVTVNNAKIIQGNIATTGSVIHIIDRLLIPPTITVVDLVKSNADLSLLAAAIDRAGSTIQTLATTNTATGISVFAPTNAAFKAAGYADEAAIKAADPKVLANLLSYHILNYRAYLQTFQNGSDIVTAQGESLRFTVSNNKVTILGKGNGTNVATITQGDFSTTGGVVHIVDRVLLP encoded by the coding sequence ATGAAAAAGCTAACGGTTTCCTCCACCCTAGGGCTATTAATGGCCATTTTTTTTGTTTGTTCAGGGCAATTCCTGATAAGTTGTAAGAACGATACCCCCGATCCAAATCCTACTACAGGAACCACAAATCCCGGTTCGGGTACGGTAACAACCCCAGGTACCGGAACAACAACTACCCCTGGTACTGGCACGACTACAACACCTGGTACTGGAACCACATCAACCGGTTCAGTTGTATCGGTCAGTGAAACAATTGGACAAACAGCAAATTTAACCTTGCTGGCTGCAGCAGTTGCAAAAGCAGGTTTAGGATCAGAATTAAACAAAGGTGAACTAACCTTATTTGCTCCAACCGATGATGCCTTTAAAGCAGCCGGTTATGCAACTACCACGGCTATCAATGCATTGCAAGCCTCCGATCTACAACGTATTCTCAGATACCATGTCATTGGTTCGCGCATTGATCTGGGCGCTTTTCCAACCAATGTAAATACTTCCTATCAAACGACACTTGCCGACAGCCGAGTTGTCGTTTTTAAATCAGGGGAAACTGTTACCGTCAACAATGCGAAGATCATTCAGGGTAATATTGCTACAACGGGCAGTGTCATCCATATCATTGATCGGCTACTGATACCACCCACAATTACTGTTGTGGATCTGGTCAAGAGCAATGCTGATTTATCGTTGCTGGCAGCTGCTATTGATCGGGCTGGCAGTACAATCCAAACCCTTGCTACCACGAATACAGCTACGGGCATTAGCGTGTTTGCGCCTACCAATGCAGCGTTTAAAGCGGCCGGGTATGCCGACGAGGCAGCGATAAAAGCGGCTGATCCTAAAGTATTAGCCAATCTGCTTAGTTATCATATTCTAAATTACCGGGCCTATTTACAAACATTCCAGAATGGATCAGACATTGTGACGGCTCAAGGCGAAAGCCTTCGATTTACCGTGAGTAATAATAAAGTAACTATTCTTGGAAAAGGGAATGGAACGAATGTAGCGACAATTACACAGGGTGATTTTTCTACTACTGGTGGAGTTGTTCACATCGTTGACCGGGTTTTACTTCCCTAA
- a CDS encoding cupin domain-containing protein codes for MENHQKPITVGPQEGKSVSVGGSTYRILVSGKDTEGAFATIDMLIPPGGGPGPHAHANFEESFYVVEGEIEVRSEFGKYTATKGSLITIPKGGVVHGFKNKTEQTAHLLCTVVPAGLESLFEEIGQPVAPGQFLPPPLLDAATIKHLQAIAEKHGQQVFPPDYLG; via the coding sequence ATGGAAAATCACCAAAAACCGATCACTGTTGGCCCTCAAGAGGGGAAAAGCGTTTCTGTCGGGGGGAGCACCTACCGAATTCTGGTTAGTGGCAAAGACACAGAAGGAGCCTTCGCAACGATTGACATGCTTATCCCTCCCGGCGGAGGGCCTGGACCACACGCCCACGCGAATTTTGAAGAATCCTTTTACGTGGTTGAAGGCGAAATCGAGGTTAGATCCGAATTTGGCAAGTATACAGCGACCAAAGGATCATTGATTACCATTCCTAAAGGGGGCGTGGTGCACGGGTTCAAGAATAAGACTGAGCAAACGGCCCATTTACTTTGCACCGTAGTACCGGCCGGTCTGGAATCGTTATTTGAGGAGATCGGCCAACCTGTTGCCCCCGGCCAGTTTCTTCCGCCACCGCTGCTGGATGCAGCCACGATTAAACACTTGCAGGCTATCGCCGAAAAGCATGGTCAGCAAGTTTTTCCACCCGATTATCTGGGGTAA
- a CDS encoding NAD(P)-dependent alcohol dehydrogenase encodes MKKVMYNQFGDESVLELVEQVVPGIQKDQLLIRVKAVSINPLDWKVYGGEMKLMSGSKFPKSVGIDFSGIVDQIGSDVTRFKVGDAVIGLLDVFKGGALANYVAVHETDISPKPANVSFEKAAALPVTGLSALQIIDQLAAVGPKQDVLINGATGGIGLFAVQIAKKRGARVTAVVSTKGVEEAIKWGADTVVDYTKQAIKQLNQQFDAVIDLSTKLSFKEAKSLMKPRAVFVSTLPSPLTLLYSFVNNLISGKKLKILILKPTVDGLTTLTKLAETDLEVVLDKTYSLSNVREAYRESRRTKIMGKSVIVLD; translated from the coding sequence ATGAAAAAAGTAATGTATAACCAGTTCGGCGACGAAAGCGTGCTGGAATTAGTCGAGCAAGTAGTGCCAGGTATCCAGAAAGACCAACTGCTGATCCGGGTAAAAGCGGTTTCAATTAATCCCCTGGATTGGAAGGTGTACGGCGGAGAAATGAAATTGATGTCGGGTTCTAAATTTCCTAAATCAGTAGGTATCGATTTCTCGGGTATTGTCGACCAAATCGGAAGCGACGTTACCCGCTTTAAAGTAGGGGATGCGGTCATTGGCCTACTGGACGTATTCAAAGGTGGTGCCCTGGCAAATTACGTTGCAGTCCATGAGACCGACATTAGCCCAAAACCTGCCAATGTCTCCTTTGAAAAGGCAGCCGCCTTACCCGTAACCGGACTGTCAGCCTTGCAAATCATTGATCAATTGGCCGCCGTCGGCCCAAAACAGGATGTATTGATCAACGGAGCTACTGGTGGAATTGGCCTATTTGCTGTGCAGATTGCCAAAAAACGAGGAGCCCGCGTGACGGCGGTTGTTAGTACCAAAGGTGTTGAAGAGGCCATAAAATGGGGGGCAGATACTGTAGTCGACTACACCAAGCAAGCTATCAAACAGCTAAATCAGCAGTTCGACGCGGTTATTGACCTATCCACCAAGCTGTCATTTAAGGAGGCCAAGAGCCTAATGAAACCAAGAGCAGTCTTTGTCAGTACACTTCCCTCCCCCTTAACGCTCCTTTACTCGTTTGTTAACAATCTCATTTCCGGAAAAAAACTAAAAATCCTGATCCTAAAACCAACCGTTGACGGACTCACTACGTTGACGAAGCTCGCTGAAACTGACCTGGAGGTCGTGCTGGATAAGACGTACTCGCTTAGTAACGTCAGGGAAGCCTACCGCGAATCTCGTCGTACTAAAATTATGGGGAAGTCGGTGATTGTTCTTGATTAA
- a CDS encoding L-dopachrome tautomerase-related protein, translated as MKTYIVCVFLLINSLLTLAQSKLETVAEFGKHQPIGLGVSQENRIFVTFPKNPTNYDYGLAEIIKGKRYPYPNAEWNQWDSLKPQSRFINVQALFVDQSNMLWVLDPASPAGQKALTDGIKLVKINLATNQVEKIYRFEDLPRERTGLNDVQVDSKQQVAYLSDPGRGALVVLDLRSGKSRTVLENDPSTKADPNFVLTIDRKEVRDNKGNPFKSNVNGIALTHDYKYLYFRPITQTKLFRIATSYLINSALSPSELAAHVEVMGETGVSHGMLADKQGNVYLTDSPDKAIRYFTPKRELKLLVQDNRLLWPDSFGIGSDGYLYVTAAQLHRGKRYNNGEDKVEYPFRLYRVKLPK; from the coding sequence ATGAAAACATATATCGTTTGTGTATTCTTACTGATTAACAGTCTGCTCACACTAGCCCAATCGAAGCTGGAAACAGTGGCCGAATTTGGCAAACACCAACCCATTGGCTTAGGTGTTTCGCAGGAGAACCGCATTTTTGTTACGTTCCCAAAGAATCCAACGAACTATGATTATGGTCTGGCAGAGATTATCAAAGGGAAACGGTATCCCTATCCGAATGCGGAATGGAACCAGTGGGATTCGTTGAAACCACAAAGTCGATTTATCAATGTACAGGCTCTTTTCGTCGATCAATCCAACATGCTTTGGGTACTTGACCCCGCCAGTCCTGCCGGTCAGAAAGCGCTTACGGATGGGATTAAGCTCGTAAAAATAAACCTTGCTACGAATCAGGTGGAGAAGATTTATCGATTCGAAGATTTACCCCGCGAACGTACTGGCCTAAATGATGTTCAGGTTGATTCAAAGCAACAGGTTGCGTATCTCTCAGACCCAGGACGAGGTGCCCTTGTTGTGCTGGACCTCAGGTCGGGCAAAAGCCGGACCGTTTTAGAAAATGATCCTTCCACAAAGGCCGATCCGAATTTTGTACTGACCATTGATAGAAAGGAGGTGCGGGACAACAAAGGGAATCCATTCAAGAGTAACGTCAATGGCATTGCGTTGACACACGACTACAAGTACCTCTATTTCAGACCAATTACCCAGACAAAATTATTCCGCATTGCCACTAGCTACCTTATAAACTCAGCCCTGTCGCCCAGCGAATTAGCTGCACACGTTGAGGTAATGGGTGAAACGGGGGTTTCGCACGGTATGCTTGCGGATAAACAGGGGAATGTGTATCTGACGGACTCTCCCGATAAAGCCATTCGGTACTTTACGCCTAAGCGAGAATTAAAACTGCTTGTGCAGGACAATCGTTTACTTTGGCCCGATAGTTTCGGCATTGGCTCCGACGGCTATTTGTACGTAACAGCCGCCCAACTCCATCGGGGCAAACGCTATAATAATGGGGAAGACAAAGTGGAATACCCATTTCGGTTATATCGAGTGAAACTTCCGAAATAA
- a CDS encoding TonB-dependent receptor yields MLKRFLLFTLISGFLFPSFLFAQAPTASSLEDTLQLNEVVVRGYATNRRLLETPASVGLLTRRDLNQRFGAPTLIPALNTLPGVRADERSPGSYRLAIRGSAIRSPFGVRNIKTYWNEMPLTDAGGNTNLNALDVRAFGRIEVIKGPSGSLYGAGTGGTLLFSGLGVPAGKSTIELSALGGSYGLYGNGLVLQTGKNNSAISLNYNHLQSNGYRDQSAVVRDNLSFTGSFNVSPKRTVSMLALYSDLHYQTPGGLTEAQFLANPRASRPATATLPSSAAQNAGIYQKVGYFGLSHEYRWSDRIQNTTAIFGTTTDFANPFITNYERRTDQGIGGRTVTQIRFPNSPLPTVVTIGGEFLRNFTVDRNFGNRGGVPDSIQTDEELISRQSTIFAQAETELPAHFRLTAGLSRNDVRYDFTRFMVRSGGLPTAMITRNFTPVWLPRVALLRTFGPNISAFVSISTGYSAPSSQEIHPSAGGFSTTLNPERGTSYEVGLRGTVLNSRLRFDIALYKLQLRETIVRRSDAAGADYFVNAGRTDQPGLETQVAYDFVMPSSVSSASTFSLFRLWNNLTLINYRYRDYQQGTVDLSNNRIPGVAPTTNITGIDAETKSGFYAHLTYQFLLEFALNDANTALSNPTQLLQATLGFRRNMGQHWMLDVYASGDNLLDRSYSLGYDLNAVGNRYYNAAPGRNGMGGVRLSVKW; encoded by the coding sequence ATGCTCAAACGTTTCCTACTCTTCACGCTAATTAGTGGTTTTCTTTTCCCTTCATTTCTTTTCGCTCAAGCCCCTACGGCCTCTTCCTTAGAGGACACGCTCCAACTCAATGAAGTTGTGGTGCGGGGTTACGCAACTAATCGACGTCTACTCGAAACGCCAGCATCAGTCGGATTGCTCACGCGTCGGGATTTGAACCAGCGCTTTGGCGCGCCTACGTTGATTCCGGCACTGAATACGTTACCAGGTGTTCGGGCCGATGAACGATCGCCGGGAAGTTATCGGCTTGCCATTCGGGGAAGTGCCATTCGGTCGCCGTTTGGTGTACGAAACATCAAAACGTACTGGAACGAAATGCCCCTTACAGATGCGGGCGGCAACACCAACCTGAATGCGCTTGACGTTCGGGCATTCGGCCGAATTGAGGTTATCAAGGGTCCGTCGGGAAGTTTGTACGGTGCCGGAACGGGCGGTACGCTTCTATTTAGTGGGTTGGGCGTTCCAGCGGGTAAAAGTACAATCGAACTTTCGGCTCTGGGCGGCTCCTATGGATTATACGGGAATGGACTGGTGCTGCAAACTGGCAAAAACAACTCAGCCATATCGCTCAATTACAATCATTTACAATCAAATGGCTACCGCGACCAAAGTGCTGTGGTGCGAGACAATCTGAGCTTTACCGGCTCATTCAATGTCAGCCCCAAACGGACGGTTTCGATGTTGGCGTTGTACTCAGATCTACACTATCAAACACCGGGTGGTCTGACCGAAGCCCAGTTTCTGGCCAACCCTCGTGCCTCTCGTCCAGCAACGGCTACTCTCCCAAGCAGTGCCGCTCAGAACGCCGGGATTTATCAGAAAGTGGGCTATTTCGGATTGTCGCACGAATATCGCTGGAGTGATCGTATCCAGAATACAACGGCCATTTTCGGCACTACCACCGACTTCGCCAACCCCTTTATTACGAACTACGAAAGACGAACCGACCAGGGCATAGGGGGCCGAACCGTCACCCAAATCCGTTTCCCGAACAGCCCATTGCCAACGGTGGTAACCATTGGAGGTGAGTTCTTACGCAACTTTACGGTCGACCGGAATTTTGGAAACCGGGGTGGCGTACCCGATAGTATCCAGACCGACGAAGAACTCATTTCGAGACAATCAACCATTTTTGCCCAAGCGGAAACCGAACTGCCTGCTCATTTCCGACTAACGGCAGGCTTGAGTCGCAATGATGTCCGGTACGATTTTACCCGGTTTATGGTACGATCTGGAGGATTGCCCACCGCTATGATCACCCGGAATTTTACTCCAGTCTGGTTACCACGGGTGGCTCTGCTCCGCACGTTTGGGCCAAACATCTCGGCTTTTGTCAGTATCAGCACGGGCTACTCGGCTCCATCAAGCCAGGAAATACATCCTTCGGCCGGTGGCTTCAGTACGACCCTTAATCCCGAACGTGGAACCAGCTATGAAGTAGGTCTGCGCGGAACAGTTCTCAACAGTCGGCTTCGGTTCGATATAGCTCTGTACAAACTTCAATTACGTGAAACCATCGTGCGTCGGTCAGATGCAGCCGGAGCCGACTACTTTGTCAATGCTGGCCGGACCGATCAGCCGGGATTAGAAACGCAAGTCGCCTATGATTTTGTCATGCCATCGTCTGTTTCCAGCGCTTCGACATTCTCTCTGTTCCGATTGTGGAACAACCTGACCTTGATCAATTATCGGTATCGCGACTATCAACAAGGTACCGTCGATCTGTCGAACAATCGTATTCCGGGTGTAGCGCCTACAACCAATATTACGGGTATCGATGCAGAAACCAAATCAGGTTTTTACGCTCATTTGACCTACCAGTTTCTGCTGGAATTTGCATTGAACGATGCCAATACCGCCTTATCGAACCCAACTCAATTATTACAGGCAACACTCGGTTTCCGGCGAAATATGGGGCAACACTGGATGCTTGATGTATATGCCAGTGGCGATAATCTACTGGACAGAAGTTACTCTCTCGGCTATGATCTGAACGCCGTTGGGAACCGCTATTACAATGCAGCCCCCGGCCGAAATGGCATGGGCGGTGTGCGATTAAGCGTAAAATGGTAA
- a CDS encoding DEAD/DEAH box helicase has product MNYLKATPIQELAIPKILDGRDLIASAQTGTGKTAAYLIPLLDRISHADHDHTSTLILVPTRELAKQIDEQVEGFGYFVNANSIAIYGGGKGDDWDKQRKALETGADIIIATPGRLIAHMQLGYVKFDKIDYLVLDEADKMLDMGFSDDILNIVAKLPTKRQTLLFSATMPNKIREFSKRILTDPEEIRLAVSKPAAGIDQQFYLAYDSQKLPLLAHLIKNSTKPVQSMVLFTSRKSEVNSIVRALSKLGYDARGISSDLEQDDREVVLRDFKNKAFPILVATDVLSRGIDIDNLTHVVNYDIPRDAEDYVHRIGRTARAATTGTAITFISDQDQNRIVNIERLIERDVDKQSITEALDMGKSPIFDPKRFSGLRGKGGARNNNGKGGRDGRRGGGQPRPEGSQPVSGERRERRREQGADAERKPRPEGVVGVTEGTPTEIAGGSVPPTSANGDGKARNKRRKKRRKGPKGEGRSNDQNQAPASVPAGE; this is encoded by the coding sequence ATGAACTACTTAAAAGCCACACCCATTCAGGAGTTGGCGATTCCCAAAATTCTTGACGGACGCGATCTGATTGCCAGTGCTCAAACGGGTACAGGAAAAACAGCCGCTTACCTGATTCCCCTCCTTGACCGAATTTCGCACGCCGACCACGATCATACCAGTACGCTTATTCTGGTTCCAACCCGTGAGCTGGCAAAGCAGATTGATGAACAGGTTGAAGGGTTCGGTTATTTTGTGAATGCCAATAGTATTGCTATTTATGGCGGTGGAAAAGGCGATGATTGGGATAAACAACGCAAAGCCCTCGAAACGGGAGCCGATATCATTATTGCTACACCTGGCCGACTGATTGCACACATGCAACTCGGCTATGTGAAGTTCGACAAGATCGACTATCTAGTACTCGATGAAGCCGATAAAATGCTCGATATGGGCTTTTCGGATGATATTCTGAACATTGTAGCGAAACTGCCCACTAAGCGGCAAACGTTGCTTTTTTCAGCTACCATGCCCAATAAAATCCGCGAGTTTTCGAAGCGAATCCTGACTGATCCTGAAGAAATTCGACTGGCCGTTTCGAAACCAGCCGCTGGCATCGATCAACAATTCTATCTGGCCTACGATAGTCAGAAACTGCCGTTGTTGGCACATTTGATTAAAAACAGTACGAAACCCGTGCAAAGCATGGTGCTGTTTACGTCACGGAAATCGGAGGTAAACAGCATTGTGCGGGCTTTGAGTAAACTGGGTTATGACGCGCGCGGTATCAGTTCTGATCTGGAGCAAGACGACCGGGAAGTGGTTCTTCGCGATTTTAAAAACAAAGCCTTCCCAATTCTGGTCGCGACCGACGTGCTATCGAGGGGCATTGATATTGATAATCTGACACACGTCGTTAATTACGACATTCCGCGTGATGCCGAAGATTACGTTCACCGAATTGGACGAACGGCACGAGCGGCTACCACTGGTACGGCTATTACGTTTATTAGCGATCAGGATCAGAACCGTATTGTAAACATTGAACGCCTGATTGAGCGTGACGTGGACAAACAATCGATTACAGAAGCGTTAGATATGGGCAAATCGCCCATTTTTGATCCGAAACGATTTAGCGGACTACGTGGTAAAGGCGGGGCCCGTAACAATAATGGTAAAGGTGGACGCGATGGCCGTCGTGGAGGTGGGCAGCCTAGGCCAGAAGGTAGTCAACCAGTTTCGGGCGAACGGCGTGAGCGTCGTCGTGAACAGGGAGCTGATGCCGAACGTAAACCCCGCCCGGAAGGCGTAGTGGGTGTTACCGAAGGGACGCCTACTGAAATTGCGGGGGGAAGTGTGCCGCCAACTTCAGCCAATGGCGATGGGAAGGCCAGAAACAAGCGACGAAAAAAACGTCGGAAAGGGCCTAAAGGGGAAGGTCGCTCGAATGATCAGAACCAGGCACCCGCTTCAGTGCCCGCTGGAGAGTAA
- a CDS encoding helix-turn-helix transcriptional regulator, with protein MIFSFCATPDFDFMTYFARYIQATVQNGLLVIPDHLGQGYVRKFSFGPDFKITIHRYLLKEDLIIKRNASGQGNELITVFFYNNEHALQIAFNDDTQILFSQRDESAVQVTSNDLSSTIRFPAHQQIHYVVVAITPPRLTQLLAVTEPNSVLQTISGGGNSFLFFERMEAQTKLLLKNLAAVDMNDLLSNFYMQIKVQELLYLVFSKLCLRESAAHQTINSADAERLLFIRNEIISDLSVPPLIRELAQVAAMSETKLKLLFKQTFGTTIYNYYQQARMEEAAFLLKQGKLSVGEVGYELGFSNLSHFSRLFEKHYGLNPKRYSYS; from the coding sequence ATGATATTCAGTTTCTGCGCCACACCTGATTTTGACTTTATGACTTACTTTGCCCGTTATATACAGGCAACAGTACAAAACGGCCTCCTGGTGATACCTGATCATCTGGGCCAGGGGTACGTTCGTAAATTCTCATTCGGGCCAGACTTCAAAATTACCATACATCGGTACTTGCTTAAGGAAGATCTGATCATCAAACGCAATGCGTCCGGCCAGGGAAATGAGCTGATCACCGTTTTTTTTTACAATAACGAGCACGCACTCCAGATTGCGTTCAATGACGACACCCAGATCCTGTTTTCTCAGCGCGACGAGTCGGCGGTCCAAGTTACGTCTAACGATCTCAGCTCAACCATCCGTTTTCCGGCCCATCAACAAATTCACTATGTGGTTGTTGCCATAACGCCACCCCGCTTAACCCAATTGTTAGCCGTCACTGAGCCCAATTCGGTACTCCAAACCATTTCCGGCGGTGGCAATTCCTTCCTTTTTTTCGAGCGCATGGAAGCCCAGACTAAGTTGCTGCTTAAAAACCTGGCTGCGGTGGACATGAATGACCTTCTGAGCAACTTTTACATGCAAATCAAGGTGCAGGAACTGCTTTATCTGGTATTTAGTAAACTGTGTCTACGCGAAAGTGCTGCCCATCAAACCATCAACAGCGCCGATGCGGAAAGACTCCTTTTTATACGGAACGAGATTATTAGCGACCTGAGCGTGCCACCGCTCATTCGCGAACTGGCTCAGGTCGCTGCCATGAGCGAAACCAAGTTAAAACTGCTGTTTAAGCAAACGTTTGGCACCACCATTTACAATTATTACCAGCAAGCCAGAATGGAGGAAGCCGCCTTTCTGTTGAAACAGGGCAAGCTTTCCGTTGGAGAGGTAGGTTACGAGCTGGGCTTTTCCAATCTGAGCCACTTCAGCCGACTTTTTGAAAAGCATTATGGCTTAAACCCAAAGCGATACTCGTATTCGTAA